The genomic window AATTATCGAGCAGTGGTGTTCCATACCGGAGATATACGGCATTGTCGGGCCAAGGAGGACGTCAAGGTGCTCGCACTGAAGGAGCGGGAGTGGGCACTGAaagagctgctggagcgctgTCACAGCGTCGATGGTGAGGCGCAAGACTCGCTCAAGGGTCGCCGTAGCTATCCGTGCTTGTCGTCGCGCCAGCACACGGACGGGAATGGGCGCGTTGGAAAAGCTGCTTGTAATGTCACCGAGAAACTTAGGGATGACCAGGCGTCCCTCGAGCACGTCTAAACCATCGCCAGTTGCGGATGTGCTCTCCAAACTAGCAGCGTCTGGGAAGCAcgcaaaagagaagacgtACGCGGGCAGCGGGCCACACGGCGCAAAGCTCACCTGCATTGCCTGCtgtgccagcagctgcttgcgGCCACGCTCCTCTCCGTTTGTCAAGATCGTGTGAAAGCAACTGGGCAGCTGAATACTCTTGAGCTGCCAGTCGAGGCGATACTGCGGGTcgtcgggggaggggaaggcgcATCGGGCAAAGCGCACCTCAAAATGAGTGAGAAGAGGCACATCCTCCGTGTTAGGGTTGCTGTCGGTCCCGCGGGCGGCGTAGATGCCGCCATGATCAAAAGACTGAACGGCACCAACGAAGCGAATCGTAAGATCGACCTCGCAGAATGGGGGTAAGCTGCTGGCTCCTTCGAACAGGACCAGCTTTGATCCCCAATCCACCGCGGCGGGGGAGGGTGCGTCTGCAGACGTGTGCAGATCATTTTCCACGCCAGCCAAGCCACGCTTTTTGCTACCCATGGCATTTCCCTTCATCTTTGCGGCACTaccggtggtgctgcggctgcccgCTGCTACCGCTCCACCATCCTCGTGCTCAACGGAGACAACTTTGAGCACCCCAGTGGCCGCACcggcggagggggagacgcACCTCACCTGGTAGGACTGCACATTCAGCACCTTTGCATCCTTGTAAATGCCACCAGCGGTTGTGAGTGCATGAAGGTGCAGAGCGCTCTTCTCGGCTATAACGCGACGGTGTCGCAGGAAGTTATCGTACTCGGAGTTGTCTCCGGAGGAGGACGTTTTAGAAGAGGTTGTAGTGCTCACGTTGCTCTTGGCTGCATCACAGTAAGGCTCCCGTCGGTAGCGGATGATGGATGTGCCATGGTAGGCGGAGCCAGCTAGAATCGCTTCACCGTTGTTGGGGCGGCTAAAGACAAGCTGCAGGGTGCACTGTATGGGGCTCCATATGTACGGGCCTGGCGCCATGTGGAACACAAACAACGCAGCACCGTTAAGTGCTGAGGCTGCGCGCCATCACGCCCCATGAGCtcagggggtggggaagagggaagagggtaCGCGTACGGGAGAAGCACCACCACGAAGAAAGCAGAAACATAGTCAAGAGCAAACGGAATGAGTTACGAAAATGCAGCTGAGGGGCCCGACATGCGCGTGCTACTCGCGGCCACGATGACAAGAGAGAACAACGTTCCCCACCCTCCATCTCCTTCACCATTGTCCAACTCCAGATGGATGACGGGAAGTTTTCAGCTGTAaccgcctctgctgctcatgAGGCTCCTGCAGTGTCTTCCCACCATGGAGGAAAGTCACCTGAAGACGACAACATCCTTAAGAGAGCCATGGGTCgactcttctcttttttttttgccttaGCATGCCCAACCCCACCGCGTACACGTGCGCTGACAGGcgcaccccaccaccccttccccGCCTACCGATCCGGCACCACGGCCAAAACACTGCTCGCCTAGGGCGAACCGTTCCTACCGTCGACAATCAGGGGCCACGCGTCATAGAGGCATTTCACGTCCCCCCTCGCTCCTTCTTCACACGCACGCTGCACCATCGGCCCTGCTCGAGACGCGGCGCGCCATGCCAGGAGTGGTCGACAGCGCGTCTATGGGGCACGGGAATACCGCTCTctcctgccgccgcgcgcctTCGACAGGACTGGGTGCGTCAAGCGGAAGGGGGTGATGCATACGCATGTGCCTGGGCCCCACAACCTCATCGCCTGCCATGGGCGCCTTTACCGCGGTAGCATGAAGAGCGAGGGGCACTACGGGGAGAAATATacacctgcgccgctgctctggCACTGTCGTCAGCTGACTTTATCGAACACATCCACAAAGTGGCGGCGCTCGTCCTCCATTTCTTCGTCGCCCACtgtgcgctgcaggtgtgTCCGCCACTCCTTTAGTCGATGAGGCATCAGCGTCTGCACGGCTTCTTTGATTACATTGGGACTCTTTGCCATCAACTCCGTcagcgcacgcgccgccgccttttGGATCGTCTCGTTGCTGTTGCAGGACTCGGCGTGCAGACACGCAAGCTGAATAACCTCCTCGCTGGAGACACCTGCAGAGGCCAGATAGGTGACAAAGAAGAAAGCTCGCGCAGTTACTTTGTGGGCCGTAccaagcagcggcgcgtAGACGTCGTCTGCCTCCTCATCAGATGCCGCGCCGGAAGAGATGTGGGTGACAATCGCGGGGGCGCCTCCATCCGTTCGCGTGCACCCCAGGTGTGCCTCTAGCAGTGTTCGCGTTAGCCTGAGCGTATCCACAATAACGGCCAAGCCGCTGCTCTGGAGAAACACAATCGTATTAGGCGGGTAGtcgcggcagaggcagctgCACGCATGCAACACGGCACCGAGCAGGCGCATCAAGGACGTGGCTCTTGTTACTACGCTCGCAGCCTCGGTACTGTTGCCCCGTGTGCCGTCTGCCTGCCTGTCACTGCCAAGGAGTAAGAGAGCTTGAACAGCTTTCACACAGTCAGCCATGAAGTGGGGAAGGGTGTCTTCCCAGTGAGCTGCTTGGTACGCAGCCTGCACCGGCGCATTCAGCTGAGCCGAGTGAGCAATGACCAGGGCCAGTGCTGTGAAGAACGGCAGCACCGATGAAGGGGTGCTATCGGGGGTGGCGAGTGACTCCTCTTTCGTTTCTGCGTCGGTACTTTTGGAGGCCTCAGcgcctgcggcagcacctcggcCGCTGATCGACAGAAGAGGGTGCGCAGCGCTTGCGTGACGCAGCACCTGAAGAAGTCGTTGCGGGCCTTGCATGAGTGCAAACTCTGCTGCCCAGTTGACATCCTCGACCATGTCAGCCAGCTCCGCCAACGCTTCCAGTTGTTCTTCCGGCGTCAAAGGTCCCGGCTCCCCTTCGGTAGTTCGGTTCTCCATGTTGAAGAGCAGCTGCTTGACCCGCTTCTCGGGCGCCTCGACCGAGGCGAGGGCGTTGCGAAGCCACTCGTAGTCGGAGGCGGGTCTCGCCGTTTCTCCAACAGCGGTGGAGGGGGCGGGAGCCGGTGTCGCAGCCCCTGCAGAAGCGCTCGGGCTAGGCTGTGCTACCATTTCCCCAGATCCTCCTGCGCAATGCAGTGCTGAGGGACCCTCACTAGCCGTGTTCGCGGTACCACCGTCCTGCAGCTGAGCGCAGAGATTCAGCAACGCTGCGTTGACTCCGGAGTCCAACGACATCGTGGCGGGGCTGAGTAAGTGTATGGGATAGAAACGTGGGACGCTGCTCGATCGATTGAAGTGAATGAGATCAAACGAAAATGTTCACGTCCATCAAGTAAGTTGGAGCAAAGTCAAACGAGTCCTCGCTGCTCTTGAGAGGTGGTGGGAAGGAGAGTTCGCGAGGTGAAAGGGACAGTCGAGGTGGTGAACAGGGAAGGTAGGCATACGTACGCAGCACACTTGctaagggggaggggcgcagtACCGATGACACTAGCTCCCTCTTCGCAGCTCTAGCAGGCTAGGCTGTTACGCAAAGAAAGGAGAGTCATCTCTGACATGCCCTGCCGACCTGGCCTATGGGTTCCCTTACTGAGGAATAGTAAACCTCCCTCACAATCAGCTTAGCCGCCACCAGCACTAGCGATGAACATCCCTCTCAACTTCTTCCGGTCCTCTCACTTCTCCAGCTAATCAGAGACACGTAGTCGAGCTTTAACTTCAAGAGAAGAGCccggggaaggggaagagtgAGAGGAGGCACACGACGGCGAAGCTTATatacagaggaagagaacgaacagagagagaggtaaaGGCACGAGGACACGGCAGGGAACCACAAGACGACAACAGTGTGAGCAACAGAAAATACTCGAAAGACAGTAAGATAGATAAGAGGCCGATCTTCGAGTCCCCCGTTCCGACGGAGACGCGGGGTACGGCGAAGGCATCCCAGAGATGGCGCCAAGTCCTAGCAGAAATGACGCTTGTGCACTCCGCACTAATTGCCAAAAGTGGTATCTGCCGGTGTACAGCCGTGCGTGCTTCAACACTTCGACAGCCCACTTCATGCGAAAGGAAGCACATTGACGCACAcgaacagcggcagccaccAGGCCTCTGGTAGAGACGCAAAAGGGTTCCTCACTGACATCCATCGCTGGTCATCCGTTGAAGCAGCCGCAACGACGATCTTCTCGCCTCTCACGCACGTGCCACATTGGCTTgacagcgccaccactgctggtTGTTGTACGTTTCGTGCACACTCCTGGCAAGCTCCTGTCACCTCCCGCATCCATGAAAGGGAGTACGTGCGGCGGGTAGCCGGCAGACACACGGCGAGGTGCCTGCGCGCTCAGCAATCGAAACATCGACGACTGagcgtttcttttttttttttgcctccGCATGCCCAACCCCACCGCGTACACGTGCGCTGACAGGcgcaccccaccaccccttcctcgcctACCGATCCGGCACCACGGCCAAAACACTGCTCGCCTAGGGCGAACCGTCCCTACCGTCGACAATCAGGGGCCACGCGCCATAGAGGCATTTCACGTCCCCCTCGCTCCTTCTTCGCACGCACGCTGCACCATCGGCCCTGCtcgggggcggcggcgtctgccGTGCAGGTAACAGGGGATGCCGACCTGGCGTGTGCGACCAGTGAAGAGGTCCGCGATCCATGCGATTCGCGTCACCTCTGCGGGCACTGCCGATTTCAACAGCTTGTCAGCCTTCCTGCCGTGTCCCTACTCGCAAGGGCCAGAGGCGGGCTCAAACGGGAGGCGCACGCGGTGGgctcgctgcgccagcagtaGCGCCCCAATGCATCGGAGTATGCCATCCACCACCGTTGTAGCGCCCGTGCTGAGCGCCACGATGAGGGAGAGTGAGGCCGtaacaacacacacacacatacacacaacaCTTGCCTTCCTGTGTCCTAGCGGAGCGGGTCGACTTCGCACCACGTCAGGTCCCAGCCCCACCGCTTCACACTCAGCGCGGGAGCTGCATGCAAGGGGACTGCTGCCTCTTGCCGCGGTGCCTGTGAGTTGATTACACCTAgacagcaccgcagccgctgctggcttGACGACTGCCTGCGCCGCACCATCTGCCCACAGCGAGTAAGGAGTCTTTGCAAAGCGGGAGCGATGTTGGATGCGTGGCGCTAGCCTTTCTTCGTCTGGAGAGTCGGCCTCGTTCCCAGCCAGCGGGTGAAGTCGAGCATAAAACGAAAGTGGCGTGGTTCACAGCCGTTAGTGCGGCAGAGGCCAcacgcacctgcacacgAAGTCACGCGTCAGCGCTGACGTGTGCGTGAGGAGAGACAAGCGATATTCACAAGCAAAGCGATAAAAAAACACACtaaaaaggaaaagacaaAGCCCATCTTGTTCATCTGCACTAAatttcccccctcccctccgccctcAGCTCTGTTGGAGGAGCTGCCACGATCCTGACCCGCTGTCGGAGGGTCACCGTTCGTGAAGCACGTAGATGGGCTGTCGATCGGAACTAAATTCTTACCTGACGTGCACCACCTCTCACTATTGCATGGTGACAGAGATGTTGCTGGACAGCCAGTCAAGGCCTTCGTAGAGGCCCTGCGCcgtcgtggcgcagcacccctgAATGTACCACCGCCGATTACGTACGCTCTGAAGGCCAAGCTTCTCCGTAACCTGCGTTGTCGTCAGTGCATTGGGCAGATCCTGCTTATTTGCGAACACGAGAAGCACTGCATtacgcagctcctcctcggccaagatcttgtccagctcctccttcgctAGAGACATTCGCTCCGGGTCATTGCTGTCCACGACAAAGATGACGCCGTTGGAGCCCTGGTAGTAGTAGTGCCACAGGGAGCGCAACTTTtgctgaccgccgacatcccACATGGTGAACTTGAGGTTCTTATACTCGACCGTCTCAACGTTGAACCCGATggtcggcgtcgtcgtcacaACCTCGCCTAGCTTCAGCTTGTAGATGATCGTGGTCTTGCCAGCCGCATCCAGACCGACCATGATAATGCGCACTTCCTTCTTGCCCATAAGAGAGCTGAAGGCGGAGGCTAACCACTGTCCCATGTCTAGTCGAAGGGCAGATGTATCGAGAGAGCAAGCGCGACTGTGAGTCACTGACCCTGGGGGacggaggggaagagaaggaagggagagcgagagcgagaggaggcggcaatgGCAGGTGCTGagggtgcgtgtgtacgtgcacGTGCTGGTCATTTATGTGGGGCAGGGACAAAGAGGCAAGGATGctcagagggagaggaggaggggggttagtgaaaagggaagaaaTGATCGAAGGTGAATTAGCAGAAAACTGCTCGCATGACGTAGGGAGCGAGGAAAGTCCCATTCCAGTCGAAGCCGTTGTGCAGCGTCTTGACAGGCGCCTCTCGCCCACGGCAGATAATAAGAGGTGTGTGTCATCTCCTTACTACACTTACGCGTTCATCTTTGTTGGGAGTGCTGTCATTCTGATCGATATCACACGCATCCATGCGCTTATGCAAAAtaaagcgaaagagaaaaaaaaggcgctgatgagggacGCAAATACTTCAGAgcggaaaaagaaaaatgaaggaggcggcgggcaAACACACTGAGGGAGCCAACGGAACGaacatcccccccccccccacacacacacacacgcacgcgggaaagagagaaggtcGCTTCGAGGGTGTGAGACACCGCAATGCTCGGCGACAAGGGAGAATTCCAAAGAAGAGTCCAGatagaaaagagaaagcTAATAAGAGAGATTCGCGTACGTTAActgcgcatgcacgccggtTGGTCTGCATGTGAGTGTGACCCTTTGATGTGTGAATATTTCTCGTCCTCTCTGGTGTGAGAtcagaaggagagaggggaaagaggagaaggtcACTATTGGTCTGAGGTGGttcctcttcgttttctAACCTGTTATAGGCGATGCTACCAACACCTGTTGGACATCACCTGGTGGGAGGGAAGACTGACTTCTGCATTCCATtctgaaaaaaaaatcaCTGATCAGCTTTCTGATGACTTCTACGAAGGTGCAGAGTtcaccccttcccttttccaTAATGTCTCACCCGGTGGTTGACGTGATGGGTGGCTGCTCAGGTGGGACTGGCTTAAACTCACCGAGAGGGTAGAAAAACACCAGTTCGTATTCCCCCAAGAGaacagagaggaaagagagctgcCATGCCCCCCTTCCTACCACACGCAGTATAGGCCCGCATGACGCAACCGGATGCCGACCGGGAAGAGAAATAGCAgaggccccctcccccttctacGAGAGGGGCCAAACGCACTTTTGCAGttgaagaggagaggggaaagagggagctCAGGGCACAGACCCATCAAGCTCCGTGACTGAGGCGTTCGAAAcacgaagaaaaggaagagaaacgaGTTGGCACGACGGGAGGGAGGCGCACCTCTGCACGTGaatccccctccctccctccaaaGCCCACATtcctacacacacatgcatgtCAATCGGACTCGCTCAACACCAACACAGTGAAATTCGAGGTTGTCTTGTTGTGTTGTTGTCACTCTGTGGAGTGGGGGGTCGCTCCCACGTACAGGTTAGAGAGGACAAACGGCAAGGAGAAACGAGAGTCGCAGTCATTCAGCGATCTCCGGTACACCTTTACTGTAGTaggcctgcgctgctgtgcataTTTCGCTAGCCCACTGCTTCACCTCATAACTTGTGAGGCGAAGGAAGACGCTCTAGGCGttgaagaagagaagcacacacgcgtacatTTCACGTGAGGTATGTGGCGAGCGGTGGCAAGGGACTGTGGACGTTCGCTTCCTCACCAGACACGCCACTTGCGTAGGCAAAGGTAGCGGCAGACCCATTCAGTGTGCAGATTCGGGTCAGGCACCCCTCGTTTACTAGAGCGCCTTTTCTTCTACCACGAGCGTTTTCTTTGgtttggtggtggtggtggcggtggtggtagttGACTTCCAGTGGGTCACTGTCCTGTGGTGCGTCGAGCGAAAGGatgagaggggggtggggaagaggaggggtgtACTCACAAGTGAACAGGCGCATGCCCGAAAGCAGTGTGGCTCATGTGCGGGCTatcggcatcagcagcgcagaTGAGCTTCTATGCACTGAAAGGATGCTCCACCAAGGAGAATTCTTCTCACGCACGCGCCATGATGTTTTCAGCTCCGTCCCAGCAGCGACTACGTCtggcgaaagagaaggagaagctgcagtAGTCTTGAGAGCTACAGAGCGGCGTTTCTTAAGCCTTTGGCTTCAGCAGCGAGTGAAGAGTCATGGGGTATGGGCGTGAGGCGTCGAGTCTTCTCACTGGAGAGACCTGCGAGATGAATGGATGgatggggtggtggtggtggtacgCACCCAGCGCGTACTCCATTCCAAGGAAAAACACTGATGAGTCCCATAGTCAGCCGATAAGCCGTTTATTGTTTTTATATATTTTTGTGTTTTTGCCTTCCTACGTCATCTTCGTCACCGAGGCAGCGACTTCCTGGGCCTCCCCCGCGCTTGCTGTAGATCATGGCCGTAAAGGGGGACTCGAAGTATCTGGTCGACACGTGATACACGAGCGCGACCAAGCCCGTGAGTAGCACCCCGACAGCGTTGTTTTGGATAATGGAGGCGGCCAGGAAGTTCAGCGTGGCTCCGAGGTACATGGGGTTGTCAAAGTGGCTAAACGGAAAGGCAGTTACGCGCTCGTCCATCAGGATGTCAAAGTAGTCGCCCAGGTACGTGCCCGTGAcaccgaggcggagaaaggACGATACAACAAGCGTCGTGCCAGACAGTAGCAGTGCAGTACCGGTCCCCCTCATAACGCTGCGCGCGAAACCGGCGCTGTCAGGGCCAAAGGCATGCGTGCAGAGAATGGGGAAGACAGAGCTCGGGGTATGCACCATGGCATTGCGAAATAGGTAGTCGCGCAGCACACTGGCGACAAAGATGCCAGCCGCCAAGAGGTAGGCGCCAGCCTTTTTGCTTCCCACTGCCTTCTCAATCGTGTGACGACGGTATTCATTACGGGCAACGACGTTCCACACCGTCGGCAGCCCCGCAATGGCCACAGCGGCCATGCCAATAGAGCGGTAGTGGATGCTGCCCGCTACTGGGATCGTGGCCGAGTACGGCATCCTTCTCTTGTTATTTGAACTGAAGTGCACGCCCCAAAAAGTAGCGAGACTGCAGGCGATGGCTCCCTCGATGCGCTGGCGAGAGGCGGATACGCGATGAAAGGGAGGCGGCGTgaaaacgagaagaaaaagaggaggcaaGCGGAGAAAGCCGGAAGATGGCTAATGCGGGGGACATGACGATGCACAAGGGGAGAAGAATGAGCAGCGATATGGCAGGCAGTGCTTCTGATGATGAGAGAGCGACTGACTTCACATAAGTGGAACCCTCAAGAAGTCTTCACTCAAATTGAGGCTTGCAGAGTGCCACCGAGTTCTGCCTCGACTCCGTTTGCTTGTCCGGAAGAAGTGCACCACTTGCCTCGAAGTGCGTAGGGGGAGagatgcacacgcgcacacaagcGGCATCGAGATACCTCTACAATGGCCAATACGACAAAATACCCACAAAGAAATCTCTGATCTTGGATGGTCATGAAGAACTTCAAACTGTGCGCGCGAGAGGAAAAtaagaaaggggaaagcggagggggaaaagggatCAGATTTCGTTCCTGCGCCCCCATTGCCTGTTGAATATCAACCGTCTCTCAGCTTTTATCGCTCGAGAGGCGGGAAGGAATCAGCGGAAGGCGTGGCTCGCATATTGCGAAAAGGCAAAGGGCCGAGAGAATCCCCCCTAAAAAAACTGTGGACATCAGTACTGTCCTACGTAAAGGATAGCGATGCTATGCTATGGCGCTGTCGCACTGAGATAC from Leishmania braziliensis MHOM/BR/75/M2904 complete genome, chromosome 31 includes these protein-coding regions:
- a CDS encoding putative ADP-ribosylation factor, producing MGQWLASAFSSLMGKKEVRIIMVGLDAAGKTTIIYKLKLGEVVTTTPTIGFNVETVEYKNLKFTMWDVGGQQKLRSLWHYYYQGSNGVIFVVDSNDPERMSLAKEELDKILAEEELRNAVLLVFANKQDLPNALTTTQVTEKLGLQSVRNRRWYIQGCCATTAQGLYEGLDWLSSNISVTMQ
- a CDS encoding putative aminopeptidase encodes the protein MAPGPYIWSPIQCTLQLVFSRPNNGEAILAGSAYHGTSIIRYRREPYCDAAKSNVSTTTSSKTSSSGDNSEYDNFLRHRRVIAEKSALHLHALTTAGGIYKDAKVLNVQSYQVRCVSPSAGAATGVLKVVSVEHEDGGAVAAGSRSTTGSAAKMKGNAMGSKKRGLAGVENDLHTSADAPSPAAVDWGSKLVLFEGASSLPPFCEVDLTIRFVGAVQSFDHGGIYAARGTDSNPNTEDVPLLTHFEVRFARCAFPSPDDPQYRLDWQLKSIQLPSCFHTILTNGEERGRKQLLAQQAMQVSFAPCGPLPAYVFSFACFPDAASLESTSATGDGLDVLEGRLVIPKFLGDITSSFSNAPIPVRVLARRQARIATATLERVLRLTIDAVTALQQLFQCPLPLLQCEHLDVLLGPTMPYISGMEHHCSIILNESIYQADKKAAIGSRGGGGANSNAEVGQTELIVHEVTHHWIGNALGLPFAVKEGICQVIEQCVADTLLGKPMRKYKADSGGSAKFNSPSPSSSTAKLPKSTIQASEKGHEFTGASYQHARSAIKQLIADHGFDRFLLCLQQLLHKHVVIPMREVEEKGGIEVLRRIGADVAVSPYLSTREFLHAVESSL
- a CDS encoding phosphatidylethanolaminen-methyltransferase-lik e protein; amino-acid sequence: MPYSATIPVAGSIHYRSIGMAAVAIAGLPTVWNVVARNEYRRHTIEKAVGSKKAGAYLLAAGIFVASVLRDYLFRNAMVHTPSSVFPILCTHAFGPDSAGFARSVMRGTGTALLLSGTTLVVSSFLRLGVTGTYLGDYFDILMDERVTAFPFSHFDNPMYLGATLNFLAASIIQNNAVGVLLTGLVALVYHVSTRYFESPFTAMIYSKRGGGPGSRCLGDEDDVGRQKHKNI